Proteins found in one Pongo pygmaeus isolate AG05252 chromosome 8, NHGRI_mPonPyg2-v2.0_pri, whole genome shotgun sequence genomic segment:
- the LOC129006869 gene encoding aldo-keto reductase family 1 member C1-like, whose translation MSFNRLLSVKLNDGNFMPILGFGTSAARKVAMSNVEEAVQVATDVGYRHIDSAYSYLNEEAIRQAIRKKIANGTVKRKDIFYTTKVLCMGTSSHTELVQRGLEMSPKKLQLSYMDLYLSHFPVPLQPGEELLLMDAQGKIMFDTVDLCSTWEALEKYKDAGLAKSIGVSNFNRRQLEMILNKPGLEHKPVCNQVECHPYLNQSKLLEYCKSKDVVMTAYSALGSDSDKDWVKKGNPVLQEDPILNAIAEKHRRTPTQVALRYQLQRGVVVLVRSFNEKRIKENFQVSDFQLTPADMKTIDGLNKNIRYL comes from the exons ATGAGTTTTAACAGACTCCTTTCTGTAAAACTGAATGATGGAAACTTCATGCCTATTCTGGGGTTTGGCACTTCCGCTGCTAGGAAG GTTGCTATGAGTAATGTAGAAGAAGCCGTCCAGGTAGCAACTGATGTAGGCTACCGCCATATTGACTCAGCTTATTCGTACCTGAATGAAGAAGCCATCAGGCAGGCCATCCGAAAGAAGATTGCCAACGGCACTGTGAAGAGAAAAGATATATTCTATACCACAAAGGTGCTGT GTATGGGCACCTCTTCCCACACAGAATTGGTCCAAAGAGGCCTTGAAATGTCACCGAAGAAACTTCAGCTGAGCTACATGGATCTTTACCTTTCTCATTTCCCAGTACCTTTGCAG cctggggaGGAGCTTTTGCTGATGGATGCACAGGGAAAGATCATGTTTGACACAGTGGATCTCTGCAGCACATGGGAG GCCCTGGAGAAGTATAAGGATGCAGGATTGGCCAAGTCCATCGGGGTGTCCAACTTCAACCGCAGGCAGCTGGAAATGATCCTCAACAAGCCAGGGCTCGAGCACAAGCCCGTCTGCAACCAG GTGGAATGTCACCCTTACCTCAACCAAAGCAAACTCCTGGAGTACTGTAAGTCCAAGGACGTTGTCATGACTGCATATTCTGCCTTGGGGTCTGACTCAGACAAAGACTG GGTGAAAAAAGGCAACCCAGTTCTCCAGGAGGATCCAATACTCAATGCCATTGCTGAAAAGCACAGGCGAACTCCAACCCAGGTTGCCTTGCGCTACCAGCTGCAGCGCGGGGTGGTGGTCCTGGTGAGGAGCTTCAATGAGAAGAGAATCAAAGAAAACTTCCAG GTTTCTGACTTCCAGCTGACACCAGCGGACATGAAAACCATAGATGGCTTGAACAAGAATATACGCTATTTGTAA